A part of Stegostoma tigrinum isolate sSteTig4 chromosome 6, sSteTig4.hap1, whole genome shotgun sequence genomic DNA contains:
- the LOC125453357 gene encoding protocadherin-9 isoform X12, which yields MDVRDFYLLFALVACLTVDCTLAQELVYTIQEELPENILIGSIPRDLNISAGGADLIYRLVSKAGEVPLLRVSSGTGDIYTGSQRVDRERLCAGESGSSECSFEIEVVILPNDYFRLVKVKLVVRDVNDNAPMFPSPVINISIPENTLPNSRFPIPSASDPDTGANGVQRYQLLDGQSVLGLDVVESPEGEKWPQLIVQRGLDREQKDTYVMKIKVQDGGEPPKSSTAILQVTVSDVNDNRPVFRESQLEVQLPEDSPLGTSVIQLHATDADVGSNAELRYLFSPQTPAAVRRYFALDPSLGLITVQRPLDREDVSLHKMTVLATDGSSSPARATVTVNVTDVNDNPPGIDIRYIISPVNGSVHLSEKDPVNTKIALITVSDRDTDVNGKVVCYIEKEVPFHLKAVYDNQYLLETSSFLDYESTNQYSFRIVASDAGKPSLNQSALVRVKLEDENDNPPVFSQPVIELAVPENNHRGLYLTTVSATDDDSGKNAEIVYQLGPNASFFDLDRKTGVLTASRVFDREEQERYIFTVTARDSGNPPLQSQAAVIVTVLDENDNNPKFTHNHFQFFVSENLPKYSTVGVITVTDLDAGANAEVMASVVGDNANFILDPLSGVIRSNVSFDREQQSSYTFEVKAVDRGRPVRTSIAKVTINVIDVNDNSPVVIYPPSNSSFKLVPLSAIPGSVVAEVFAVDVDTGMNAELKYSIVSGNNKGLFRIDPVTGNITLEEKPTTVDQGLHRLVVNISDLGYPKPLHTLVLVYLYVNDTVNNASYVYELIRRTMETPLDKNIGDGTQPWQNEDYLTIMIAIVAGAMVVIVVIFVTILVRCRQSSRFKTTQRNKQGAEWMSPNQECKQNKKKKRKKRKSPKSSLLNFVTIEESKPDDPAHEPINGTITLPAELEEQTIGRFDWGSTPPTTFKPNSPDLARHYKSGSPQPSFHLKPDTPISAKKHHVIQELPLDNTFVGGCDTLSKRSSTSSDHFSASECSSQGGFKTKGPLHTRQNSAQYSQKYEMETYYG from the exons ATGGACGTGCGGGATTTCTACCTCCTCTTCGCTCTGGTCGCCTGCCTGACGGTGGACTGTACCCTGGCGCAGGAGCTGGTCTACACCATCCAGGAGGAGCTGCCGGAGAACATCCTGATCGGCAGCATCCCGCGGGACCTGAACATCTCGGCCGGCGGCGCCGACCTCATCTACCGCCTGGTGTCCAAGGCGGGCGAGGTGCCGCTGCTGCGGGTCTCCAGCGGCACCGGGGACATCTACACCGGCTCGCAGCGGGTCGACCGGGAGAGGCTGTGCGCCGGGGAGTCGGGGTCGAGCGAGTGCTCGTTCGAGATCGAGGTGGTGATCCTGCCCAACGACTACTTCAGGCTGGTCAAGGTGAAGCTGGTGGTGCGGGACGTGAACGACAACGCGCCCATGTTCCCGTCGCCGGTCATCAACATCTCCATCCCGGAGAACACGCTGCCCAACAGCCGCTTCCCCATCCCGTCGGCCAGCGACCCGGACACCGGCGCCAACGGCGTGCAGCGCTACCAGCTGTTAGACGGGCAGAGCGTCCTGGGCTTGGACGTGGTGGAGAGCCCCGAGGGCGAGAAGTGGCCGCAGCTCATCGTCCAACGGGGCTTGGACCGGGAGCAGAAGGACACCTACGTGATGAAGATCAAAGTGCAAGACGGCGGGGAACCCCCGAAATCCAGCACCGCCATCCTGCAGGTCACCGTCAGCGACGTGAACGACAACCGCCCGGTGTTCCGGGAGAGCCAGCTCGAGGTGCAGTTGCCCGAGGACTCGCCCCTCGGCACCtcggtcatccagctccacgccacCGACGCCGACGTGGGCTCCAACGCCGAGCTCCGCTACCTGTTCAGCCCGCAGACCCCCGCCGCCGTCCGCCGCTACTTCGCCCTGGACCCGAGCCTCGGGCTCATCACCGTGCAGCGGCCGCTCGACCGGGAGGACGTCTCGCTGCACAAGATGACCGTGCTGGCGACCGACGGAAGCTCCAGCCCCGCCCGAGCCACCGTCACCGTCAATGTCACCGATGTGAACGACAACCCGCCCGGGATTGACATCCGCTACATCATCAGCCCGGTCAATGGCTCTGTGCACCTCTCGGAGAAAGACCCGGTCAACACCAAAATCGCCCTCATCACCGTCTCCGACAGGGACACGGATGTCAATGGCAAGGTGGTGTGCTACATTGAGAAGGAGGTGCCCTTCCACCTCAAAGCTGTGTATGACAACCAGTACCTGCTGGAAACCTCCTCCTTCCTGGACTACGAGAGCACCAACCAGTACTCCTTCAGGATAGTGGCATCAGACGCGGGCAAACCCAGCCTCAACCAGAGCGCCCTGGTGAGGGTGAAGCTGGAGGACGAGAATGACAACCCCCCGGTCTTCAGCCAGCCCGTAATCGAGCTGGCAGTGCCCGAGAACAACCACCGTGGCCTCTACCTGACCACCGTTAGTGCCACGGACGACGACAGCGGCAAGAACGCAGAGATCGTCTACCAGCTGGGGCCCAACGCCTCGTTTTTCGACCTGGACCGCAAGACGGGCGTCCTGACCGCCTCCCGGGTCTTCGACCGGGAGGAACAGGAGCGTTACATTTTCACCGTGACTGCCAGGGACAGCGGTAACCCTCCGCTACAGAGTCAAGCGGCCGTGATCGTCACCGTGCTGGATGAGAATGACAATAACCCCAAATtcactcacaaccacttccagtTCTTTGTGTCCGAGAACCTGCCAAAGTACAGCACCGTGGGAGTGATTACTGTCACTGACCTGGATGCAGGGGCCAATGCAGAGGTGATGGCTTCTGTTGTGGGTGACAATGCAAATTTTATTCTGGACCCACTGAGTGGTGTGATAAGGTCCAACGTATCATTCGACAGAGAACAGCAAAGCTCCTACACATTCGAAGTTAAAGCTGTGGACAGGGGGAGACCAGTCCGCACTTCCATTGCTAAAGTCACTATCAATGTCATAGATGTCAATGATAACAGTCCCGTTGTAATCTACCCACCCTCCAACTCTTCATTCAAATTAGTGCCCCTGTCTGCTATACCTGGTTCCGTGGTGGCAGAAGTGTTTGCTGTGGACGTTGATACAGGTATGAATGCAGAGCTCAAATACAGCATTGTCAGTGGAAATAACAAGGGTTTGTTTCGAATTGACCCTGTGACGGGTAATATTACCTTGGAGGAGAAACCGACTACCGTAGACCAGGGCTTGCACCGTCTGGTCGTGAACATCAGCGATTTAGGTTATCCAAAACCCTTGCACACACTTGTGCTTGTCTACTTGTATGTAAATGATACGGTAAACAATGCTAGTTACGTCTATGAGTTAATACGGAGGACAATGGAGACTCCACTAGATAAGAACATTGGAGATGGCACCCAGCCCTGGCAAAATGAGGATTATCTTACCATAATGATTGCCATAGTGGCTGGAGCCATGGTAGTGATTGTGGTCATCTTTGTTACAATATTGGTGCGGTGCCGGCAGTCCTCAAGGTTCAAGACTACACAAAGGAACAAGCAGGGTGCTGAATGGATGTCTCCCAATCAGGAGTGCAAgcagaacaaaaagaagaaaaggaagaaaagaaaatcccCAAAGAGTTCCCTCCTAAACTTTGTCACTATTGAGGAATCCAAACCTGATGACCCTGCCCATGAGCCCATCAATGGAACCATTACCCTTCCAGCTGAGCTGGAGGAGCAAACGATAGGGCGATTTGACTGGGGCAGCACACCACCAACTACATTTAAGCCCAACAGCCCAGACCTAGCGAGGCATTACAAATCTGGCTCTCCGCAGCCCTCTTTTCATCTGAAGCCAGACACCCCTATTTCTGCGAAAAAGCATCACGTGATTCAGGAGCTCCCTTTGGACAACACCTTCGTTGGGGGTTGTGACACCCTGTCGAAGCGCTCTTCCACTAGTTCAGACCACTTCAGTGCCTCAGAGTGTAGCTCCCAAGGAGGCTTCAAGACAAAGGGCCCATTGCACACCCGACAG AATTCCGCACAGTATTCCCAAAAGTATGAGATGGAAACTTATTATGGTTAA